A section of the Thunnus albacares chromosome 6, fThuAlb1.1, whole genome shotgun sequence genome encodes:
- the akt2 gene encoding RAC-beta serine/threonine-protein kinase: MNEVSVVREGWLHKRGEYIKTWRPRYFILKSDGSFIGYKEKPEVSSDHSLPPLNNFSVAECQLMKTERPRPNTFVIRCLQWTSVIERTFHVDSNEEREEWMRSIQAVANSLKSQQQDEEPMEIKFGSPSDSSGTEEMEIAVSKSRTKVTMSDFDYLKLLGKGTFGKVILVKEKATGMYYAMKILRKEVIIAKDEVAHTVTESRVLQNTRHPFLTTLKYAFQTHDRLCFVMEYANGGELFFHLSRDRVFTEDRARFYGAEIVSALEYLHSRNVVYRDLKLENLMLDKDGHIKITDFGLCKEGITDGATMKTFCGTPEYLAPEVLEDNDYGRAVDWWGLGVVMYEMMCGRLPFYNQDHERLFELILMEEIRFPKNLAPEAKALLAGLLKKDPKQRLGGGPDDAKDVMSHKFFTSINWQDVIEKKLVPPFKPQVTSETDTRYFDDEFTAQTITITPPDKYDSLDAEDSDQRTHFPQFSYSASVRE, translated from the exons ATGAATGAAGTCAGTGTTGTGAGAGAAGGATGGCTCCACAAGAGAG GTGAATACATTAAAACATGGAGGCCTCGTTACTTCATCTTAAAGAGCGATGGCTCCTTTATCGGCTACAAAGAGAAACCCGAGGTGTCCAGTGATCACAGCCTCCCACCACTCAACAACTTCTCTGTCGCAG AATGCCAGCTGATGAAGACAGAACGCCCCAGGCCCAACACATTCGTCATCCGTTGCCTGCAGTGGACCTCGGTTATCGAGCGCACCTTCCACGTGGACAGCAATGAGGAGAG GGAGGAATGGATGCGATCAATCCAGGCTGTGGCGAATAGCCTGAAGAGTCAGCAGCAGGATGAGGAGCCCATGGAGATCAAATTTGGCTCACCAAGTGACAGCAGCGGCACAGAGGAGATGGAGATTGCTGTGTCCAAATCCCGCACAAAAGTG ACCATGAGTGATTTTGACTACCTGAAGCTGCTGGGCAAAGGGACATTTGGTAAAGTGATCCTAGTGAAGGAGAAGGCCACAGGGATGTACTACGCCATGAAAATCCTCCGCAAAGAAGTCATCATTGCTAAA GATGAGGTGGCGCACACAGTTACAGAGAGCAGAGTTCTCCAAAATACGCGGCATCCCTTTCTAACG acactaaaatatGCATTTCAAACACACGACCGGCTATGCTTTGTGATGGAGTATGCAAATGGAGGAGaa CTCTTCTTTCATTTATCCCGGGACCGAGTGTTCACAGAAGATAGGGCGCGGTTCTATGGTGCAGAAATAGTGTCGGCACTGGAGTACTTACACTCACGCAATGTAGTTTACAGGGATTTAAAG cTGGAGAACCTCATGTTAGACAAAGACGGTCACATAAAGATAACAGACTTTGGGCTGTGTAAAGAGGGGATCACAGACGGTGCCACCATGAAAACCTTCTGTGGGACTCCAGAGTACCTGGCACCTGAG GTGCTAGAAGACAATGACTACGGAAGAGCGGTTGACTGGTGGGGCTTGGGCGTGGTCATGTACGAGATGATGTGTGGACGGTTGCCCTTCTACAACCAGGACCACGAGCGTCTCTTTGAGCTCATCCTCATGGAGGAGATCCGCTTCCCTAAGAACCTGGCTCCTGAGGCCAAGGCCCTGCTGGCTGGCCTGCTCAAAAAGGATCCCAAACAAAG GCTCGGAGGAGGACCAGACGATGCCAAAGACGTAATGAGCCACAAGTTCTTCACCTCCATCAACTGGCAGGATGTCATTGAAAAGAAG cTCGTTCCACCCTTCAAGCCCCAGGTAACATCAGAGACGGACACGCGTTACTTCGATGATGAGTTCACAGCACAAACCATTACAATAACTCCTCCAGACAAGT ATGACAGTTTAGATGCAGAGGATTCAGATCAGCGTACGCACTTCCCTCAGTTCTCATACTCTGCCAGCGTACGGGAATGA
- the LOC122984293 gene encoding cyclin N-terminal domain-containing protein 2 isoform X1: MARTGFCDSKPLLDLHKKADEKRAPLRTWANACGPKDRWQPVEVDESRMAPVKMEPERRWERRLSAQTSESIIMGFHEDSRTCSAGSVINNKADGCLEEPVLLYPHGLQGLHSLQALVPSLLRHEVETALEKLDLIWDRTYAWDMFLDMMRTQTQNSFPNADLPWHFTDATRAILVDWLIQVHEMMHFQEETLYLAIHLLNRSLRKIKVTTVNLQLLGMVCLFLAAKKEECLLPEVSGLCYLMDHTYTKHQLLRMERKVLCGLKFDLSYCPPLHFLLLLASIARCSAKVVWMARYLLELSLLEGQCVVFLPVQLAGAALCLARQVLQEPPTPEGEAAWCLASSIHVGSETALLRIMHILANAATKAHTRETSATFIKFSSPETMHVSRHPGLKNPSGLLGVCT; this comes from the exons ATGGCCAGGACCGGTTTCTGCGACTCCAAGCCTCTGCTGGACTTACACAAGAAA GCGGATGAGAAGCGAGCCCCCTTAAGAACTTGGGCTAATGCCTGCGGGCCTAAAGATCGCTGGCAGCCTGTAGAAGTAGATGAGTCCAGGATGGCCCCTGTCAAAATGGAGCCAGAGCGCAGATGG gaAAGAAGGTTATCAGCACAAACAAGTGAGAGCATCATCATGGGCTTCCATGAGGACAGTCGGACATGCTCAGCTGGCAGTGTGATCAATAACAAAG CAGATGGGTGTCTGGAGGAGCCTGTGCTTCTCTACCCTCACGGGCTGCAGGGTCTTCACAGCCTACAGGCACTGGTGCCCAGCTTGCTGCGTCATGAGGTGGAGACGGCACTGGAGAAACTGGACCTCATATGGGACCGGACGTACGCCTGGGACATGTTCTTGGACATGATG AGAACTCAAACCCAAAACTCTTTTCCCAACGCTGACCTGCCCTGGCATTTCACTGATGCCACCAGGGCTATCCTGGTAGACTGGCTCATTCAAGTTCAT GAGATGATGCATTTCCAGGAGGAAACTCTCTATCTGGCCATACACCTCCTCAACCGCTCCCTGCGTAAGATCAAGGTGACCACAGTCAACCTGCAGCTCCTTGGCATGGTTTGCCTCTTCCTTGCTGCAAAGAAGGAAGAGTGTCTCCTTCCTGAG GTGTCTGGACTCTGCTACTTGATGGACCACACCTACACTAAGCATCAGCTGCTGCGAATGGAGCGAAAAGTCCTCTGCGGGCTCAAGTTTGATTTGTCCTACTGTCCCCCTctgcacttcctcctcctcctcgcctccATTGCCCGCTGCAGTGCTAAG GTGGTGTGGATGGCTCGTTATCTCCTGGAGCTATCTCTCCTAGAGGGCCAGTGTGTGGTGTTCCTGCCTGTGCAGCTGGCAGGAGCGGCCCTCTGCTTGGCCCGCCAAGTCCTGCAGGAGCCTCCGACACCAGAGGGGGAGGCTGCCTGGTGTCTGGCCTCCAGCATCCATGTTGGCAG CGAGACTGCCCTGCTGAGGATCATGCACATTTTGGCAAACGCTGCAACCAAGGCCCACACCCGAGAGACCAGCGCTACTTTTATTAAATTCTCCTCCCCAGAAACCATGCATGTCAGCAGACATCCTGGTCTAAAGAACCCCTCTGGTCTGCTCGGCGTATGCACTTGA
- the LOC122984293 gene encoding cyclin N-terminal domain-containing protein 2 isoform X2: MARTGFCDSKPLLDLHKKADEKRAPLRTWANACGPKDRWQPVEVDESRMAPVKMEPERRWERRLSAQTSESIIMGFHEDSRTCSAGSVINNKDGCLEEPVLLYPHGLQGLHSLQALVPSLLRHEVETALEKLDLIWDRTYAWDMFLDMMRTQTQNSFPNADLPWHFTDATRAILVDWLIQVHEMMHFQEETLYLAIHLLNRSLRKIKVTTVNLQLLGMVCLFLAAKKEECLLPEVSGLCYLMDHTYTKHQLLRMERKVLCGLKFDLSYCPPLHFLLLLASIARCSAKVVWMARYLLELSLLEGQCVVFLPVQLAGAALCLARQVLQEPPTPEGEAAWCLASSIHVGSETALLRIMHILANAATKAHTRETSATFIKFSSPETMHVSRHPGLKNPSGLLGVCT, from the exons ATGGCCAGGACCGGTTTCTGCGACTCCAAGCCTCTGCTGGACTTACACAAGAAA GCGGATGAGAAGCGAGCCCCCTTAAGAACTTGGGCTAATGCCTGCGGGCCTAAAGATCGCTGGCAGCCTGTAGAAGTAGATGAGTCCAGGATGGCCCCTGTCAAAATGGAGCCAGAGCGCAGATGG gaAAGAAGGTTATCAGCACAAACAAGTGAGAGCATCATCATGGGCTTCCATGAGGACAGTCGGACATGCTCAGCTGGCAGTGTGATCAATAACAAAG ATGGGTGTCTGGAGGAGCCTGTGCTTCTCTACCCTCACGGGCTGCAGGGTCTTCACAGCCTACAGGCACTGGTGCCCAGCTTGCTGCGTCATGAGGTGGAGACGGCACTGGAGAAACTGGACCTCATATGGGACCGGACGTACGCCTGGGACATGTTCTTGGACATGATG AGAACTCAAACCCAAAACTCTTTTCCCAACGCTGACCTGCCCTGGCATTTCACTGATGCCACCAGGGCTATCCTGGTAGACTGGCTCATTCAAGTTCAT GAGATGATGCATTTCCAGGAGGAAACTCTCTATCTGGCCATACACCTCCTCAACCGCTCCCTGCGTAAGATCAAGGTGACCACAGTCAACCTGCAGCTCCTTGGCATGGTTTGCCTCTTCCTTGCTGCAAAGAAGGAAGAGTGTCTCCTTCCTGAG GTGTCTGGACTCTGCTACTTGATGGACCACACCTACACTAAGCATCAGCTGCTGCGAATGGAGCGAAAAGTCCTCTGCGGGCTCAAGTTTGATTTGTCCTACTGTCCCCCTctgcacttcctcctcctcctcgcctccATTGCCCGCTGCAGTGCTAAG GTGGTGTGGATGGCTCGTTATCTCCTGGAGCTATCTCTCCTAGAGGGCCAGTGTGTGGTGTTCCTGCCTGTGCAGCTGGCAGGAGCGGCCCTCTGCTTGGCCCGCCAAGTCCTGCAGGAGCCTCCGACACCAGAGGGGGAGGCTGCCTGGTGTCTGGCCTCCAGCATCCATGTTGGCAG CGAGACTGCCCTGCTGAGGATCATGCACATTTTGGCAAACGCTGCAACCAAGGCCCACACCCGAGAGACCAGCGCTACTTTTATTAAATTCTCCTCCCCAGAAACCATGCATGTCAGCAGACATCCTGGTCTAAAGAACCCCTCTGGTCTGCTCGGCGTATGCACTTGA